The Pseudomonadota bacterium genome has a window encoding:
- the dprA gene encoding DNA-processing protein DprA: MNNLLAWMKIFLTPGLGPATSRKLVDYFESPEKVLKATENEIRSAPGIKRGITRNLLHRDETHILAEKELNKAADFGVTILPYKDPRYPALLNNIHNPPFLLYVKGNVPCLNNLMIGIVGARASTSYGRDMAFNLASSLARQDITISSGLALGIDSAAHQGAIKSAGTTVAVLGCGLDIVYPPQNNKLYLAIPESGALVSEYPFGTSPDGFRFPARNRIISGMSIGVVVVEAAKKSGSLITAQLALEQGREVFAVPGRVDSAKSEGTHFLLKEGAKLVHSVEDIIEEIRINYLDSTEKMSKITPKPLVDKTMSIEEKELLAFLDVYPKTIDEIIRETNLRAHKVSELLLLLELKNVVRVLPGKQYQLVSTPL, translated from the coding sequence ATGAATAATCTTCTGGCGTGGATGAAAATATTTCTTACACCCGGACTCGGACCTGCAACAAGCAGGAAACTTGTTGATTATTTTGAGAGCCCTGAAAAAGTCTTAAAGGCAACAGAAAATGAAATACGTTCCGCTCCAGGCATCAAAAGGGGCATAACGCGTAATCTTCTTCACAGGGACGAAACTCACATCCTGGCCGAAAAAGAACTCAATAAAGCGGCGGATTTCGGGGTCACAATACTTCCCTACAAAGACCCCCGGTATCCAGCGCTTTTAAATAATATTCACAACCCTCCCTTTCTGCTTTATGTTAAAGGGAATGTACCTTGTTTGAATAATTTGATGATCGGGATTGTCGGCGCCCGGGCCTCCACCTCCTATGGCCGGGACATGGCGTTCAACCTTGCATCCTCTCTTGCGCGCCAGGATATCACGATCAGCAGCGGCCTGGCCCTGGGAATAGACTCTGCGGCTCACCAGGGCGCTATAAAATCAGCAGGAACTACGGTGGCAGTGCTCGGCTGCGGCCTTGATATTGTTTATCCGCCCCAAAACAACAAGCTGTACCTTGCGATACCCGAGTCCGGCGCTCTTGTAAGTGAATATCCTTTCGGAACCTCTCCGGATGGTTTTCGTTTTCCGGCAAGAAACCGGATCATCAGCGGCATGTCCATTGGCGTTGTTGTTGTGGAAGCTGCGAAAAAATCCGGTTCGCTGATCACCGCGCAATTGGCTCTGGAGCAGGGAAGAGAGGTATTTGCAGTTCCGGGAAGAGTTGATTCCGCCAAGAGTGAAGGGACACATTTTCTGCTTAAAGAAGGCGCCAAACTCGTCCACTCCGTTGAGGACATAATTGAAGAAATTCGGATAAATTATCTTGACTCAACTGAAAAAATGAGCAAGATAACTCCGAAACCATTGGTAGACAAAACCATGAGCATTGAAGAAAAGGAGCTCCTTGCTTTTCTTGACGTCTACCCCAAAACTATAGATGAAATAATCAGAGAAACAAACTTGCGCGCCCATAAGGTATCCGAGTTGCTGCTGTTGCTCGAATTGAAAAATGTCGTAAGAGTCCTCCCAGGCAAACAGTATCAACTGGTTTCCACTCCTCTCTGA